A genomic stretch from Sphingobacterium sp. ML3W includes:
- a CDS encoding dihydrodipicolinate synthase family protein, with amino-acid sequence MAELNWKGVYPAVLTPFKENGEIDFDMFAKNTEAQIKAGVHGIIIAGSLGDAAVLDTDEKFELLTYAIKVIAGRVPIILNIAENTTKSAVNFAVKAKELGADGLMLLPPMRYRADDREVVAYFKAVANATDLPILIYNNPVDYAVFVSTAMFDELKDCPTIAAVKESTRDLTNITRMKNKFGDRFKILGGVDTISLESIAVGADGWVFGLVDAFPNETVAMYNYAVNGDYDKALKIYRWFMPLLELDIHPKLIQYIKLAATAEGIGTPHLRAPRLPLIGEEAERINQVIADGIASRPQLN; translated from the coding sequence ATGGCTGAATTAAATTGGAAGGGTGTATACCCGGCAGTGCTGACTCCCTTTAAAGAGAATGGTGAGATTGACTTTGATATGTTTGCTAAGAATACAGAAGCACAGATTAAAGCAGGAGTGCATGGTATTATCATTGCAGGATCATTGGGTGATGCAGCAGTTTTGGATACAGATGAAAAATTTGAATTACTGACTTACGCAATCAAGGTTATTGCGGGTCGAGTACCGATTATATTAAACATTGCAGAAAATACAACTAAAAGTGCTGTTAATTTTGCTGTTAAAGCCAAAGAACTGGGTGCAGATGGTTTAATGTTATTGCCGCCAATGCGCTATAGAGCTGACGACCGTGAAGTGGTTGCTTATTTTAAAGCAGTAGCGAATGCGACAGACTTACCTATTTTGATTTACAACAATCCTGTGGATTATGCGGTGTTTGTATCAACTGCTATGTTTGATGAATTGAAAGATTGTCCAACTATTGCCGCGGTAAAAGAATCCACCCGGGATCTGACAAATATAACCCGGATGAAAAATAAATTTGGTGACCGGTTTAAAATACTAGGTGGTGTGGATACAATCTCTTTGGAGTCAATAGCAGTAGGTGCTGATGGATGGGTTTTTGGTTTGGTTGATGCTTTTCCAAATGAGACTGTTGCGATGTATAATTATGCCGTAAATGGTGATTACGATAAAGCTCTAAAGATCTATCGCTGGTTTATGCCGTTACTGGAATTGGATATTCACCCTAAGCTTATTCAATATATAAAGCTCGCTGCAACAGCTGAAGGAATAGGTACTCCGCATCTTCGTGCTCCTAGACTTCCATTAATTGGTGAAGAAGCGGAAAGAATCAATCAGGTTATTGCTGACGGTATTGCCAGTCGTCCTCAGTTAAATTAA
- a CDS encoding AraC family transcriptional regulator, translated as MKPIRYRVPVPKDRTVFIQEDLLDKFYPYMHCHEEYQLIWIKEGAGQLLVDDNVHYFERGDIFLLGSNQAHVFKNDFMGEYVQSVSVFFNLNGSLSTILNMPELSMLLEFIDKNGRGFKVPKIHLAQVSRRIEALKNSDSLGQLVSFFYLLKSLNRLSCKLKPLSGITAVDFVAGGSFRITTLCDFLEKNYKENIGLNEIAEKANLTPQAFCRYFKKSTGKTFVSYLNELRVREACRLLGGADYDCISFVAYNSGFNSITNFNRVFRNILGISPKMYVANYKHLLYD; from the coding sequence ATGAAACCAATTCGATACCGAGTTCCTGTTCCCAAGGACAGGACTGTTTTTATTCAGGAGGATTTGTTGGATAAGTTTTATCCTTATATGCACTGTCATGAGGAGTATCAATTAATTTGGATTAAGGAGGGGGCCGGACAGCTATTGGTAGATGATAATGTACATTATTTTGAACGGGGTGATATTTTCCTATTAGGATCTAACCAAGCCCATGTATTTAAGAATGATTTTATGGGTGAGTATGTTCAGTCGGTATCTGTATTCTTTAATTTGAATGGATCGCTGTCTACCATTTTGAATATGCCCGAACTGAGTATGCTGTTGGAATTTATTGACAAAAACGGACGTGGCTTTAAGGTTCCCAAGATACATCTGGCACAAGTCAGCAGGAGGATAGAGGCGCTGAAAAACTCCGACAGCTTAGGTCAGCTTGTTAGTTTTTTTTATCTGTTGAAGTCTTTAAACCGACTTTCATGCAAACTTAAGCCACTTTCGGGTATTACTGCAGTGGATTTTGTCGCAGGGGGTTCTTTTCGGATTACGACCTTATGTGATTTTCTTGAAAAAAACTATAAGGAGAATATTGGTCTAAATGAGATTGCAGAAAAGGCTAATTTGACGCCACAGGCATTTTGTCGTTATTTCAAGAAAAGTACCGGTAAGACTTTTGTTTCTTATCTGAATGAACTGCGGGTACGGGAAGCATGCCGTCTATTGGGCGGGGCAGATTATGACTGTATTTCCTTCGTTGCTTATAATTCGGGCTTCAATAGTATTACCAATTTTAATCGCGTTTTTAGAAATATTTTGGGAATATCGCCAAAAATGTATGTCGCAAATTATAAGCATTTGTTATATGATTAG
- a CDS encoding DUF5695 domain-containing protein: MNLTKSCYLLASLLYIQSLQPAFCQQDEHPVWKATKNQPATLGIDQGAKSFALSQLKVKILNASQTLSAFQQVQGDTAFDYTAVEMLAKRDRNNFFHIGDINISLKRQGETPWSYYSSAKDRKKVVEINPSKTILTAADITPTLGDIPLKVVRSWENVNGDLILKFQITNPTDQAIEIGALGIPLPFNNNMDRKNLNQAHAQNVFFDPYIGKDAGYMQVNHLHGNGPSLLVMPYINAGFEAYNPLNTDPTPKSITFEGFHEWMIHSKALAETEWKGIEQWNAPTSTILKPQESKTFALKFVLAPNIKEIESTLLKNDRPVAIGAPGYVVPLDNPAKLFIKHHKAVKNITVYPEGALTVSKLKDTPHKWHQYEIKGQRWGRARLTITYQDGIEQTIQYKVIKSEKDVVNDLGKFLTTTQWYENDKDLFGRSPSVITYDYEEKKLVTQEQRAWYAGLSDEAGAASWLAAIMKQVVQPNPAEISKLKRFVNETMYGRIQHREGDQKYGVVKSLFYYEPDSMPAGTYQADINWKTWSAWPKKEADNIGRSYNYPHVAAAHWVMYRLARNYHHLVQEESWDVYLDRAFQTSMAMIEKAPYYAQFGQMEGSIFLLILQDLRREGLTEAANKLETVMRQRAEHWKSLDYPFGSEMPWDSTGQEEVYLWSRYFGFDDKTRVTLNAILAYMPTLPHWGYNGSARRYWDFVYGGKLSRIERQLHHYGSALNAIPVLTAYRDHPQDFYLLRVGHAGMMGALANVTADGFGPAAFHSYPATLANDGISGDYGTGFYGYAVNSGTYIVEHPEFGWLAFSGNLKKDKDNIEVVIKTASKGRIFLAKENLWLTTDAGEIETLKYNQTDKSVVLNFNTNQSAMVPNILLTVNPESGYEIEGIKKDKLNRYEIPSSTSMLILRKTK; the protein is encoded by the coding sequence ATGAATTTAACGAAAAGTTGCTACCTGTTAGCGAGTCTACTCTATATCCAATCTTTACAGCCCGCATTTTGTCAGCAGGATGAGCATCCAGTATGGAAGGCTACAAAAAATCAGCCGGCAACATTAGGTATTGACCAGGGCGCCAAAAGCTTTGCGCTTAGCCAACTGAAAGTCAAGATACTCAACGCCTCTCAAACGTTATCCGCATTCCAGCAGGTCCAGGGCGATACGGCTTTCGATTATACAGCAGTAGAAATGTTGGCGAAGCGGGACCGCAACAATTTCTTTCATATCGGCGATATCAACATCAGTCTTAAACGTCAGGGAGAAACACCGTGGTCGTATTATTCTTCGGCCAAAGACCGTAAGAAAGTAGTTGAAATCAATCCTTCCAAGACTATATTGACTGCTGCAGATATCACCCCTACATTGGGTGACATTCCTTTAAAAGTGGTGCGCAGCTGGGAAAATGTAAACGGAGACCTGATCTTGAAATTTCAAATAACAAATCCTACCGATCAGGCTATTGAAATCGGAGCCTTAGGTATACCTCTCCCTTTCAATAATAATATGGATCGGAAAAATTTGAATCAAGCGCATGCACAAAATGTATTTTTCGACCCCTATATCGGTAAAGATGCAGGTTATATGCAAGTCAACCATTTACATGGGAACGGACCGAGCCTATTAGTCATGCCCTATATCAATGCCGGATTTGAAGCATATAATCCCCTAAATACTGATCCTACTCCCAAAAGTATTACTTTCGAAGGCTTCCATGAGTGGATGATCCATAGCAAAGCCCTTGCAGAAACCGAGTGGAAGGGAATTGAACAATGGAACGCCCCCACATCGACCATTTTAAAACCGCAAGAATCCAAAACATTTGCCCTCAAGTTTGTCTTAGCTCCGAATATCAAAGAAATTGAAAGCACCCTTTTGAAAAACGACCGACCTGTAGCGATCGGAGCTCCCGGCTATGTTGTTCCTTTGGATAATCCGGCCAAATTATTTATCAAACACCATAAAGCGGTAAAAAATATAACTGTTTATCCTGAAGGTGCTTTAACCGTTTCCAAGCTGAAAGACACACCACACAAATGGCATCAGTATGAAATAAAAGGTCAACGCTGGGGACGTGCACGTCTGACCATCACCTATCAGGATGGCATCGAACAAACGATTCAGTATAAAGTCATTAAGTCCGAAAAAGATGTGGTCAATGATCTTGGAAAATTCCTGACAACCACACAGTGGTACGAGAATGACAAAGACCTTTTTGGCCGATCACCATCTGTTATCACCTACGATTACGAAGAAAAAAAACTCGTTACCCAAGAACAGCGCGCCTGGTATGCCGGCCTAAGTGATGAAGCCGGAGCAGCAAGTTGGCTGGCGGCTATCATGAAACAGGTGGTACAGCCCAATCCTGCTGAGATCAGCAAATTAAAACGTTTTGTCAACGAAACGATGTATGGTCGTATCCAGCACAGGGAGGGAGATCAAAAATATGGGGTGGTCAAGAGCTTATTTTACTACGAACCGGATTCCATGCCTGCAGGGACTTATCAGGCAGACATCAATTGGAAGACCTGGTCTGCATGGCCGAAAAAAGAAGCAGACAACATCGGACGCTCCTACAACTATCCCCATGTTGCAGCAGCACATTGGGTCATGTACAGGCTAGCCCGCAATTATCACCATTTGGTACAGGAAGAAAGCTGGGATGTCTATTTAGACCGTGCGTTTCAAACCAGTATGGCTATGATCGAAAAAGCCCCTTACTATGCCCAATTCGGACAGATGGAGGGCAGTATATTTTTGCTTATCCTCCAGGATCTGCGACGTGAGGGCCTGACCGAGGCGGCCAATAAACTGGAAACTGTGATGCGCCAACGTGCCGAACACTGGAAAAGCCTTGATTACCCATTCGGCAGCGAAATGCCCTGGGATTCAACAGGTCAGGAAGAAGTCTATTTATGGTCACGTTACTTTGGTTTTGACGACAAAACCCGGGTTACTTTAAATGCTATTCTAGCGTATATGCCTACCCTACCGCATTGGGGGTACAACGGTAGTGCCCGTCGCTACTGGGATTTTGTCTATGGCGGGAAATTATCCCGTATCGAACGCCAACTTCATCATTATGGATCGGCACTCAATGCCATTCCAGTATTAACAGCATACCGTGACCATCCCCAGGATTTCTACCTCCTTCGTGTAGGTCATGCTGGTATGATGGGCGCATTGGCCAATGTCACCGCAGATGGCTTTGGTCCCGCAGCATTCCATTCTTACCCAGCTACATTAGCTAACGATGGTATATCGGGCGATTACGGGACCGGCTTCTATGGCTATGCGGTCAATTCAGGCACTTATATCGTAGAACATCCAGAATTTGGCTGGCTGGCATTTAGCGGTAATCTTAAAAAAGATAAAGATAACATCGAAGTGGTCATAAAAACAGCTTCCAAAGGCCGCATTTTCTTAGCAAAAGAAAATCTGTGGTTGACCACTGATGCCGGAGAAATCGAAACACTAAAATACAATCAAACGGATAAAAGTGTGGTGTTAAATTTTAATACAAATCAATCGGCTATGGTTCCAAATATTTTACTTACAGTCAATCCGGAAAGTGGCTATGAAATTGAAGGAATCAAAAAAGACAAACTCAATCGTTACGAAATTCCTTCTTCTACCAGCATGCTGATACTTAGAAAAACAAAATGA
- a CDS encoding RNA polymerase sigma-70 factor, with the protein MQYDYHNLNEETLFQLVKANDALAYKELFDRYKELLFRHAYRMTQDSELSKDIVQDIFLVLWNKRASIEISQSLEPYLIKSIRNKILDYFSHQEVVEKYREDTLSFVEQGICYTDDFLLEKELAAMIEREKSKLSPRTREVFELNREQGHSYKEISALLSTSEKTIKKQVHNALRILRTKFGSFFFF; encoded by the coding sequence GTGCAGTACGATTACCACAATTTAAACGAAGAGACACTCTTCCAACTTGTAAAGGCCAACGATGCGTTAGCCTACAAGGAATTGTTCGATCGTTATAAAGAACTCCTGTTTCGCCATGCTTATCGAATGACCCAGGACAGCGAACTTAGCAAGGATATCGTTCAGGACATTTTCCTCGTGCTCTGGAATAAAAGAGCATCCATTGAAATCAGCCAGTCGCTCGAACCGTATCTGATCAAATCCATCCGCAATAAAATACTCGACTATTTTAGCCATCAGGAGGTAGTCGAAAAATATCGGGAAGATACCTTATCCTTTGTAGAGCAGGGCATCTGCTACACGGATGACTTCCTCTTAGAAAAAGAACTTGCAGCTATGATCGAACGGGAAAAGAGTAAACTGTCGCCCCGTACCAGGGAGGTTTTTGAACTCAATCGCGAGCAGGGCCATAGTTATAAAGAAATCAGTGCGCTCTTATCTACTTCCGAGAAAACAATTAAAAAGCAGGTACATAATGCCTTACGGATACTGCGCACGAAATTTGGTTCTTTCTTTTTTTTCTGA
- a CDS encoding FecR domain-containing protein, with translation MEKETLKEIFRKYKSGTASPEELRIIHSFYLHKANRSPEIPDDQFVQEQLDAMDRNLFPQKEKRISVWKYAAAALIILSSAFGMYKYTQQQLSEKETQHAAELFAAIKPGHDQATLHLPNGEVIALGQQDKLINRDGMVKLNTGNLDLSTAAGNQMITLQTPRGGQFQVQLEDGTKIWLNAGSTISYPAKFGTNERSVILKGEAYFEVAHNAKKPFKVNVGNDEIQVLGTGFNIQSYADNATPITTLVHGKVKVTRKNKEQQSLILQPGQQTLAQINLQKANTDISGITAWKNGLFSFRRSSVKNIVRELERWYNIDFVVDQTAAENRLITGEIPRNVNLDDVMQILSYFDIQGHMKNNKVYLTLKKQ, from the coding sequence ATGGAGAAAGAAACACTAAAAGAAATATTCCGGAAATATAAATCGGGGACAGCGTCCCCCGAAGAACTGCGGATCATTCATAGCTTCTATCTGCACAAAGCGAATCGTTCACCGGAGATACCGGACGATCAATTTGTTCAGGAGCAACTTGATGCGATGGATCGGAATTTATTTCCACAAAAAGAAAAACGTATTTCGGTATGGAAATATGCTGCAGCAGCGCTCATCATTCTCAGCTCAGCATTTGGCATGTATAAGTATACACAGCAACAGCTTTCCGAAAAAGAAACGCAACATGCTGCCGAACTGTTTGCCGCAATAAAACCGGGGCATGACCAAGCTACCCTCCACCTTCCCAATGGCGAGGTAATTGCATTGGGTCAACAAGACAAACTGATCAATAGGGATGGCATGGTAAAGCTGAATACGGGCAATCTCGACCTCAGCACTGCTGCGGGCAATCAGATGATCACACTGCAGACACCACGTGGTGGACAGTTTCAGGTTCAACTGGAAGATGGCACCAAAATATGGCTCAATGCCGGATCAACCATCAGTTACCCAGCCAAATTTGGTACCAATGAACGATCCGTCATTTTAAAAGGGGAAGCTTATTTTGAAGTTGCGCACAACGCGAAAAAACCATTTAAAGTTAACGTTGGGAACGATGAAATCCAAGTGCTGGGTACGGGGTTTAATATCCAAAGTTACGCGGACAATGCCACGCCCATCACCACGCTGGTTCATGGAAAGGTAAAAGTCACGCGCAAAAATAAAGAGCAGCAATCACTGATCTTACAACCTGGACAGCAAACCTTAGCACAGATAAATCTACAAAAGGCAAACACGGATATCAGCGGTATTACCGCCTGGAAAAATGGACTTTTCAGCTTCAGACGGAGCTCGGTAAAAAATATTGTCCGCGAATTGGAACGCTGGTATAATATTGATTTTGTCGTTGATCAGACAGCTGCCGAAAACCGCCTGATAACAGGGGAAATCCCTCGAAACGTCAATCTTGATGATGTTATGCAGATCCTTTCTTATTTTGACATCCAAGGCCACATGAAAAACAATAAAGTGTATTTAACCCTTAAAAAACAATAG
- a CDS encoding SusC/RagA family TonB-linked outer membrane protein, translating into MKQTYSSRLNKKARAVLLYGFSVLCSSYSFGQINIQANNESALSVMKQIEKQSAYHFVYDEAQLTIPNVKLRLNDVSLKEALDATFTANNIQYKIVKNTILLKNAPAGKSISTAPSAPSQQYKLQGQISNAAGIPLSGATVKIKNTNISTKSDQNGRFELTSPQRSATLTVSFLGYETLEINANEELATIVLKPSNTSLSEVDVTINTGYQTIAKERATGAFSSLPKNSLQQQRLNNLGSLLEGRIAGYHNGLLRGTTSMKGVTLPLYVIDGFPVDNTSMNFNGNVVENLPDLNLEDIASITVLKDAAAASIYGARAANGVVIIVTKKGKNKGTEINVSATLTHSPYYFNTDRLASSADMIGIEREWAAKNPNLKTMTPAQAQSTLDDMSYRSLGIRTILKKYAGQINESEMNAELDRLSQQGYRYYDDVAKYAKRSPFSQQYNLNLSNGTEKSKFYFSTTYKKDLLEDRFSKNQNLGINLRNITQINKWLEVEMSSFLNYADDDRQTYDALAPGFSFLPYNPLKNSDGSNYTAYMADYMSLANINSIKQYGLNTLDITPLDEIKNNIEQSSGFSNRSFIKLNAKIADWLSYSASFQYEISNKKFELLYGKNSYYTRSRVNQFALIADGKATLMMPNGNINKTTDLKNNAFNFRQQINIDKDFGERHSLNAILGSEIKNNRMRSQLQNLYNFDPDALTYTMLDPKIGTVGSFNQKYDYASQYESINRFISFYGNVGYAYSKKYLLTGSLRWDRSNLWGTSSKYQNKPIWSVGAGWNLNEENFMQLDWLNQLKLRTSYGIGGNILQNVAPFMTAYYNTNSHVGGTQGTISGRPNPSLSWEKTTTTNVGMDFGLFRNRISGSLDYYRKQGKDLFASTMGVPTEGFGYSTYAINNGQMTNHGLELTLNANILQNKDFSWNSSVLYAYNKNKVTYVNVKAPFYILQLDYPDAYPRIGNPYQAIYAYKWAGLDQQGIPQVYDENGNKTTQTPTTLESIVYAGSKVPTHTLSWTNSLSYKNFDFSMMLTYEGGHKIRNADLPYMGIGNYLTFTTLAPMNKDIRNRWQQEGDELKTDIPRLVFPEEINLYNSASGTIYQYADINVLDARNIQIRNISLAYRLPADWVKKMRLAQARLQFNAENVAMFTKSSNAKYMLGGYRTPNYVFGAYLTF; encoded by the coding sequence ATGAAACAAACCTATTCGTCCAGGCTTAACAAAAAAGCTAGGGCCGTGCTACTCTATGGCTTTTCGGTACTGTGCAGTTCCTACAGTTTCGGCCAGATTAACATCCAGGCCAATAACGAATCAGCTCTTTCTGTCATGAAACAGATTGAAAAACAATCGGCCTATCATTTTGTCTATGATGAGGCACAGTTGACGATTCCAAACGTTAAACTTCGTCTCAACGATGTCTCGCTCAAGGAAGCCCTGGACGCGACATTTACAGCCAACAACATCCAGTACAAGATTGTCAAAAACACCATTTTATTAAAAAATGCACCTGCTGGAAAATCAATTTCTACAGCACCGTCAGCGCCAAGCCAGCAGTACAAATTGCAGGGACAAATTTCAAATGCTGCCGGAATCCCGCTCAGTGGTGCTACGGTGAAAATTAAAAACACGAATATCTCGACAAAGTCCGATCAAAACGGACGGTTTGAACTGACTTCACCGCAGCGTAGCGCCACGCTAACTGTATCATTCTTGGGTTACGAGACCCTTGAAATCAATGCGAATGAAGAATTGGCTACGATCGTACTCAAGCCAAGCAATACCAGTCTTTCGGAAGTTGATGTGACTATCAATACGGGCTATCAGACCATTGCCAAAGAACGTGCTACAGGGGCATTCTCCAGCCTACCGAAAAATAGCCTGCAGCAGCAGCGGCTCAACAACCTAGGAAGCTTGCTAGAAGGCCGTATTGCAGGTTACCATAATGGCCTACTTCGCGGAACAACCTCTATGAAGGGAGTTACCTTACCTCTGTATGTTATCGATGGTTTTCCAGTAGACAATACAAGCATGAATTTCAATGGCAATGTAGTAGAAAATCTCCCCGACCTCAATTTGGAAGATATAGCGTCCATTACCGTCTTAAAAGATGCAGCTGCAGCATCCATTTATGGCGCACGCGCGGCCAATGGAGTTGTTATTATCGTCACAAAAAAGGGAAAAAATAAAGGGACTGAAATCAATGTTTCAGCAACGCTGACACATAGCCCCTATTATTTTAATACGGATCGTCTGGCATCATCCGCGGATATGATCGGAATCGAACGGGAATGGGCAGCGAAAAACCCAAATTTAAAAACAATGACGCCAGCGCAGGCGCAAAGTACGTTAGACGATATGTCTTACAGAAGCCTTGGTATTCGCACCATCCTCAAAAAATACGCCGGTCAGATCAATGAATCTGAAATGAATGCCGAGCTGGACCGTCTCTCCCAACAGGGTTATCGTTATTATGACGATGTAGCCAAGTATGCCAAGCGGAGTCCTTTTTCCCAGCAGTACAACCTGAACCTTTCCAATGGTACGGAAAAGAGCAAATTCTACTTTTCGACGACCTACAAAAAGGACCTCCTGGAAGACCGTTTCAGTAAAAACCAAAATCTGGGTATCAATCTCCGGAATATCACCCAGATCAACAAATGGTTGGAAGTAGAAATGAGCTCATTTCTCAACTATGCGGATGATGACAGACAGACTTATGATGCGCTAGCGCCCGGATTTTCTTTTTTGCCTTACAATCCATTAAAAAATAGCGACGGCAGCAATTATACCGCTTACATGGCCGATTATATGAGTCTGGCAAATATCAACAGTATCAAACAGTATGGCCTGAATACACTGGACATCACGCCATTGGACGAGATAAAAAACAATATCGAACAGTCCAGTGGCTTCTCCAACCGAAGTTTCATCAAATTGAATGCAAAGATTGCAGACTGGCTCAGCTATTCGGCCTCTTTTCAGTATGAGATCAGCAATAAGAAATTCGAGCTTCTTTATGGTAAAAACTCGTATTATACACGATCGAGAGTCAATCAATTCGCGTTAATTGCGGATGGAAAAGCGACACTGATGATGCCCAATGGCAATATCAATAAGACAACGGATCTCAAGAATAATGCATTTAATTTTAGGCAACAGATTAATATTGACAAGGACTTTGGCGAAAGACACAGCCTGAATGCCATATTGGGTAGCGAGATTAAGAACAACCGCATGCGTTCTCAGCTTCAAAATCTCTACAATTTTGATCCCGATGCGCTCACCTATACCATGCTCGATCCGAAAATAGGTACAGTGGGTTCTTTCAATCAAAAGTATGACTATGCCAGTCAATATGAATCTATCAATCGCTTTATTTCCTTTTATGGGAATGTTGGCTATGCCTATTCGAAAAAATACCTCCTCACGGGAAGCTTGCGCTGGGACAGATCAAACTTATGGGGAACAAGCTCAAAATATCAGAACAAACCGATATGGTCCGTGGGTGCCGGATGGAATCTGAATGAGGAAAATTTCATGCAACTGGACTGGTTAAATCAGCTTAAGCTAAGAACTTCGTATGGTATCGGTGGTAATATATTACAAAATGTTGCTCCTTTTATGACAGCGTATTACAATACCAATTCTCACGTCGGGGGAACACAAGGTACAATCTCGGGCCGTCCCAATCCGTCACTTTCGTGGGAAAAAACAACCACTACGAATGTTGGGATGGATTTCGGTTTGTTCAGAAATCGTATTTCTGGAAGCCTGGATTACTATCGAAAACAAGGGAAAGACCTCTTCGCCTCCACCATGGGTGTACCCACGGAAGGTTTTGGCTATTCAACCTATGCCATCAATAATGGCCAAATGACCAATCATGGCTTGGAACTGACATTAAACGCCAATATCCTGCAGAACAAAGATTTTAGCTGGAACAGCAGTGTACTTTATGCCTATAACAAGAACAAAGTGACCTATGTCAATGTCAAAGCGCCATTTTATATCCTACAATTGGATTACCCCGATGCCTATCCCCGTATAGGAAATCCATACCAGGCGATTTATGCCTACAAATGGGCCGGACTCGATCAGCAGGGAATACCGCAGGTGTATGATGAAAATGGAAACAAAACCACACAAACTCCGACGACGTTGGAATCGATTGTATATGCCGGTTCAAAGGTACCTACACATACACTTTCCTGGACAAATAGCCTTTCGTACAAAAACTTTGATTTTTCAATGATGCTCACCTACGAAGGCGGTCATAAGATCAGAAATGCAGATCTACCTTATATGGGTATCGGCAATTATCTGACATTCACAACCCTTGCACCGATGAACAAAGATATTCGCAATCGTTGGCAACAGGAAGGCGATGAATTGAAGACCGATATTCCTCGGTTGGTGTTTCCAGAAGAGATAAATCTTTACAACTCAGCAAGTGGTACCATCTACCAATATGCAGACATCAATGTACTTGATGCCCGTAATATACAAATCCGCAACATTAGTCTAGCTTATCGCCTACCGGCTGACTGGGTCAAAAAGATGCGCCTGGCGCAGGCGAGGTTACAGTTCAACGCTGAAAATGTAGCCATGTTTACCAAATCCAGCAACGCAAAATATATGCTAGGCGGCTATCGTACACCGAATTATGTTTTTGGCGCTTACCTAACCTTCTAA